From the genome of Streptomyces sp. NBC_01317, one region includes:
- the bldD gene encoding transcriptional regulator BldD has product MSSEYAKQLGAKLRAIRTQQGLSLHGVEEKSQGRWKAVVVGSYERGDRAVTVQRLAELADFYGVPVQELLPGTTPGGAAEPPPKLVLQLERLAHVPQEKAGPLQRYAATIQSQRGDYNGKVLSIRQDDLRTLAVIYDQSPSVLTEQLISWGVLDADARRAVAHDEG; this is encoded by the coding sequence ATGTCCAGCGAATACGCAAAGCAGCTCGGGGCCAAACTCCGCGCCATCCGCACCCAGCAGGGCCTCTCGCTCCATGGCGTGGAGGAGAAGTCCCAGGGCCGCTGGAAGGCCGTCGTGGTCGGTTCGTACGAGCGCGGCGACCGTGCCGTCACGGTGCAGCGCCTCGCCGAGCTGGCGGATTTCTACGGGGTCCCGGTGCAGGAGCTCCTGCCCGGTACGACGCCCGGCGGCGCCGCCGAGCCGCCGCCGAAGCTGGTCCTCCAGCTGGAGCGCCTGGCCCATGTCCCGCAGGAGAAGGCAGGCCCTCTCCAGCGTTACGCGGCGACGATCCAGAGCCAGCGCGGGGATTACAACGGCAAGGTGCTGTCGATCCGCCAGGACGACCTGCGCACCCTCGCGGTCATCTACGACCAGTCGCCGTCGGTCCTGACCGAGCAGCTGATCAGCTGGGGAGTCCTGGACGCGGACGCCCGCCGTGCCGTCGCGCACGACGAGGGCTGA
- the pyrR gene encoding bifunctional pyr operon transcriptional regulator/uracil phosphoribosyltransferase PyrR, with amino-acid sequence MDSHSPAHSSEAARPVLEAPDIARVLTRIAHEIVERARGADDVVLLGIPTRGVYLARRLADRLAEITGRVIPVGSLDITMYRDDLRMRPARALGRTDIPADGVDGRLVVLVDDVLFSGRTIRAALDALGDIGRPRAVQLAVLVDRGHRELPIRADYVGKNLPTSLRETVKVQLAEEDGRDTVLLGLRGPDTP; translated from the coding sequence ATGGACTCGCACAGCCCTGCCCACAGCTCCGAGGCCGCCCGCCCCGTGCTGGAGGCCCCCGACATCGCCCGGGTCCTCACCCGCATCGCCCACGAGATCGTCGAACGCGCCAGGGGCGCCGACGACGTGGTGCTGCTCGGCATCCCGACCCGCGGTGTCTACCTCGCCCGCCGGCTCGCGGACCGGCTCGCGGAGATCACCGGCCGCGTGATCCCGGTCGGCTCCCTGGACATCACCATGTACCGCGACGACCTGCGCATGCGGCCCGCCCGCGCGCTGGGCCGTACCGACATCCCCGCCGACGGGGTCGACGGACGCCTCGTGGTCCTCGTGGACGACGTGCTCTTCTCCGGCCGTACGATCCGCGCGGCGCTCGACGCGCTCGGCGACATCGGCCGCCCCAGGGCCGTCCAGCTCGCGGTCCTCGTCGACCGCGGCCACCGCGAACTGCCGATCCGCGCCGACTACGTCGGCAAGAACCTCCCCACGTCGCTGCGGGAGACGGTCAAGGTCCAGCTCGCCGAGGAGGACGGGCGCGACACGGTCCTGCTCGGCCTGCGCGGGCCGGACACGCCCTAG
- a CDS encoding aspartate carbamoyltransferase catalytic subunit has product MLRLPGTSPRTPGHLISAGDLTRDEAVHILDTAEEMARVADRPIKKLPTLRGRTVVNLFFEDSTRTRISFEAAAKRLSADVINFSAKGSSVSKGESLKDTALTLEAMGADAVVIRHGASGAPYRLATSGWIEGVVVNAGDGTHEHPTQALLDAFTLRRRLVGADQGVGRDLEGRRVTIVGDVLHSRVARSNILLLHTLGAQVTVVAPPTLVPIGVEQWPCEVSYDLDQVLPASDAVMMLRVQRERMNAAFFPTEREYSRRYGLNGDRMARMPGHSVVMHPGPMNRGMEITAEVADSGRCTAVEQVANGVSIRMAVLYLLLGGNEPAVSHARTEENK; this is encoded by the coding sequence ATGCTGCGTCTCCCAGGGACAAGCCCCCGCACGCCCGGCCACCTCATCTCCGCCGGCGATCTCACCCGCGACGAAGCCGTCCACATCCTCGACACCGCCGAGGAGATGGCCAGGGTCGCCGACCGGCCCATCAAAAAACTGCCCACCCTCCGCGGCCGTACCGTCGTCAACCTCTTCTTCGAGGACTCGACCAGGACCCGGATCTCCTTCGAGGCCGCCGCCAAGCGCCTCTCCGCGGACGTCATCAACTTCTCCGCGAAGGGCTCGTCCGTCTCCAAGGGCGAGTCGCTCAAGGACACCGCGCTGACCCTGGAGGCGATGGGCGCGGACGCCGTCGTCATCCGGCACGGCGCCTCCGGCGCCCCCTACCGGCTCGCCACCTCGGGCTGGATCGAAGGGGTCGTCGTCAACGCGGGCGACGGCACCCACGAACACCCCACCCAGGCCCTCCTCGACGCGTTCACCCTGCGCCGCCGCCTCGTCGGCGCCGACCAGGGCGTCGGCCGCGACCTGGAAGGGCGCCGGGTCACGATCGTCGGCGACGTCCTGCACAGCCGGGTCGCCCGCTCCAACATCCTGCTGCTCCACACCCTGGGCGCCCAGGTCACCGTGGTCGCCCCGCCCACCCTCGTGCCCATCGGCGTCGAGCAGTGGCCCTGCGAGGTCAGCTACGACCTGGACCAGGTGCTGCCCGCCTCCGACGCTGTCATGATGCTGCGCGTGCAGCGCGAGCGGATGAACGCCGCCTTCTTCCCCACCGAGCGGGAGTACTCCCGCCGTTACGGCCTGAACGGCGACCGGATGGCCCGGATGCCCGGGCACTCCGTCGTGATGCACCCGGGCCCGATGAACCGCGGCATGGAGATCACCGCCGAGGTCGCCGACTCCGGCCGCTGCACCGCCGTCGAGCAGGTCGCCAACGGTGTGTCCATCCGCATGGCCGTGCTCTACCTGCTGCTGGGCGGCAACGAGCCCGCCGTCAGCCACGCCCGTACCGAGGAGAACAAGTAA
- a CDS encoding dihydroorotase — translation MTKILVRGARVLGGAVRDVLIDGETVAEVGAGLDAGDATVIEADGLVLLPGLVDLHTHLREPGREDSETVLTGTKAAAVGGFTAVHAMANTFPVADTAGVVEQVWRLGRESGYCDVQPIGAVTVGLAGKQLAELGAMHDSAAGVRVFSDDGKCVDDAVIMRRALEYVKAFDGVIAQHAQEPRLTEGAQMNEGVVSAELGLGGWPAVAEESIIARDVLLAAHVGSRVHICHLSTAGSVELVRWAKSKGWNVTAEVTPHHLLLTDELVRSYNPVYKVNPPLRTEADVLALREALADGTIDCVATDHAPHPHEDKDCEWAAAAMGMVGLETALSVVQQTMVDTGLLDWAGVADRMSFRPARIGRLEGHGRPVSAGEPANLTLVDPAYRGVVDPAGFASRSRNTPYEGHELPGRVTHTFLRGRATVVDGNLA, via the coding sequence ATGACCAAGATCCTTGTCCGGGGCGCACGGGTGCTCGGTGGCGCGGTGCGGGACGTCCTGATCGACGGCGAGACGGTCGCGGAGGTCGGCGCCGGCCTCGACGCCGGTGACGCCACCGTGATCGAGGCGGACGGGCTGGTCCTGCTGCCCGGTCTGGTCGACCTCCACACCCACCTGCGCGAGCCGGGCCGCGAGGACTCCGAGACGGTCCTCACCGGTACGAAGGCGGCGGCGGTCGGCGGCTTCACGGCCGTCCACGCCATGGCCAACACCTTCCCCGTCGCCGACACCGCCGGAGTGGTCGAGCAGGTCTGGCGCCTGGGCCGCGAGTCCGGCTACTGCGACGTGCAGCCCATCGGCGCGGTCACCGTCGGCCTGGCGGGCAAGCAGCTCGCCGAGCTGGGCGCCATGCACGACTCGGCGGCCGGCGTCCGGGTCTTCTCCGACGACGGCAAGTGCGTGGACGACGCCGTGATCATGCGCCGCGCGCTGGAGTACGTGAAGGCCTTCGACGGCGTCATCGCCCAGCACGCCCAGGAGCCCCGGCTCACCGAGGGCGCGCAGATGAACGAGGGCGTCGTCTCCGCCGAACTGGGTCTCGGCGGCTGGCCCGCCGTCGCCGAGGAGTCGATCATCGCCCGCGACGTCCTGCTCGCCGCGCACGTCGGCTCGCGGGTGCACATCTGCCACCTCTCCACGGCCGGTTCCGTCGAGCTGGTCCGCTGGGCCAAGTCCAAGGGCTGGAACGTCACCGCCGAGGTCACCCCGCACCACCTGCTCCTCACGGACGAGCTCGTACGGTCATACAACCCGGTCTACAAGGTGAACCCGCCCCTTCGTACGGAGGCCGACGTGCTGGCCCTGCGCGAGGCCCTCGCCGACGGCACGATCGACTGCGTCGCCACCGACCACGCCCCGCACCCGCACGAGGACAAGGACTGCGAGTGGGCCGCGGCGGCCATGGGCATGGTCGGCCTGGAGACGGCGCTCTCCGTCGTCCAGCAGACGATGGTCGACACCGGGCTGCTCGACTGGGCCGGGGTCGCGGACCGCATGTCGTTCCGCCCGGCCAGGATCGGCCGGCTGGAGGGACACGGCCGCCCCGTCTCGGCAGGCGAGCCCGCCAACCTCACCCTGGTCGATCCGGCTTACCGTGGTGTCGTGGACCCCGCGGGTTTCGCCTCCCGCAGCCGCAACACCCCCTACGAGGGGCATGAACTGCCGGGACGCGTGACCCACACCTTCCTGCGGGGCCGCGCCACGGTCGTCGACGGGAATCTGGCGTGA
- a CDS encoding PH-like domain-containing protein, with translation MTTANLFIPLAAEQKSAEVTDWAARIGWVAGLLLFVVLVYWLMRQGWKWRGSLQSDVPDLPTAPETPGEPRLTLTGRYHGSTTAGQWLDRIVAHGLGTRSRVELTLTDAGLDVVRPGATDFFVPAAQLREARLDKGIAGKVLAEGGLLIVTWQHGDRLIDSGFRSDRSAEQAEWVGAIGAITGTTTANTSLTTTEGAS, from the coding sequence GTGACAACTGCGAACCTCTTCATCCCCCTGGCCGCCGAGCAGAAGTCGGCGGAGGTGACCGACTGGGCCGCCAGGATCGGCTGGGTGGCCGGCCTGCTGCTCTTCGTCGTGCTCGTCTACTGGCTGATGCGGCAGGGCTGGAAATGGCGCGGCAGCCTCCAGTCCGACGTACCGGACCTGCCCACGGCGCCGGAGACCCCGGGCGAGCCCCGGCTGACCCTGACCGGCCGCTACCACGGCTCCACCACCGCCGGGCAGTGGCTCGACCGGATCGTGGCCCACGGGCTCGGTACCCGCAGCCGCGTCGAACTGACCCTGACCGACGCGGGCCTCGACGTGGTACGCCCCGGCGCCACCGACTTCTTCGTCCCGGCCGCCCAACTGCGGGAGGCCCGGCTCGACAAGGGCATCGCCGGGAAGGTCCTCGCCGAGGGCGGCCTGCTGATCGTCACCTGGCAGCACGGCGACCGGCTGATCGACTCCGGCTTCCGGTCCGACCGGTCGGCCGAGCAGGCGGAATGGGTCGGCGCGATCGGCGCGATCACCGGCACGACCACCGCGAACACATCCCTCACCACGACGGAAGGCGCATCATGA
- a CDS encoding carbamoyl phosphate synthase small subunit → MTTSPRGSARDKASPAVLVLEDGRSFRGRAYGAVGETFGEAVFSTGMTGYQETLTDPSYHRQVVVMTAPHVGNTGINDEDQESRRIWVSGYVVRDPARVPSNWRSRRSLDDELTAQGVVGISGIDTRALTRHLRERGAMRVGIFSGDALNSASGKGVADGAALLARVLRAPEMSGAELSSEVTTAEPYVVPAIGTKRFTVAALDLGIKGMTPHRLAERGIEVHVLPATATLDDVYATAPDGVFLSNGPGDPATADLTVVKGVLERGTPLFGICFGNQLLGRALGFGTYKLKYGHRGINQPVQDRTTGKVEVTAHNHGFAVDAPLDQVSETPYGRAEVSHVCLNDNVVEGLRLLDRPVFSVQYHPEAAAGPHDAAYLFDRFTSLMEDQRA, encoded by the coding sequence ATGACCACCTCCCCCCGGGGATCCGCCCGTGACAAGGCGTCTCCCGCCGTGCTCGTCCTGGAGGACGGCCGCAGTTTCCGCGGCCGCGCCTACGGGGCCGTGGGGGAGACGTTCGGCGAGGCGGTGTTCTCCACCGGCATGACCGGCTACCAGGAGACCCTCACCGACCCCTCGTACCACCGCCAGGTCGTCGTGATGACCGCCCCGCACGTCGGCAACACCGGGATCAACGACGAGGACCAGGAGTCGCGCCGCATCTGGGTGTCCGGCTATGTCGTACGGGACCCCGCGCGCGTCCCGTCCAACTGGCGCTCACGGCGCTCGCTGGACGACGAACTGACCGCGCAGGGCGTCGTCGGCATCAGCGGGATCGACACCCGCGCGCTCACCCGCCACCTGCGCGAGCGGGGCGCGATGCGCGTCGGCATCTTCTCCGGGGACGCGCTCAACAGCGCCTCGGGCAAGGGCGTCGCGGACGGCGCGGCGCTTCTCGCCCGCGTCCTGCGGGCCCCCGAGATGAGCGGCGCCGAGCTGTCCTCGGAGGTCACCACCGCCGAGCCGTACGTCGTGCCCGCGATCGGCACCAAGCGGTTCACCGTCGCCGCCCTCGACCTCGGCATCAAGGGCATGACCCCGCACCGGCTGGCCGAACGCGGCATAGAGGTCCACGTCCTGCCCGCCACCGCCACCCTGGACGACGTCTACGCGACCGCCCCCGACGGGGTCTTCCTCTCCAACGGCCCCGGCGACCCCGCCACCGCCGACCTCACCGTCGTCAAGGGCGTCCTGGAGCGCGGCACCCCGCTCTTCGGCATCTGCTTCGGCAACCAGCTCCTCGGCCGGGCGCTGGGCTTCGGCACGTACAAGCTCAAGTACGGGCACCGGGGCATCAACCAGCCCGTGCAGGACAGGACGACCGGGAAGGTCGAGGTCACGGCGCACAACCACGGGTTCGCCGTCGACGCCCCGCTCGACCAGGTCTCCGAGACCCCCTACGGCCGCGCCGAGGTCAGCCATGTCTGCCTCAACGACAACGTGGTGGAGGGGCTGCGGCTGCTCGACCGGCCGGTGTTCAGCGTCCAGTACCACCCGGAGGCGGCCGCGGGCCCGCACGACGCCGCGTACCTCTTCGACCGCTTCACATCCCTGATGGAGGACCAGCGTGCCTAA
- the carB gene encoding carbamoyl-phosphate synthase large subunit, producing MPKRTDIQSVLVIGSGPIVIGQAAEFDYSGTQACRVLKSEGLRVILVNSNPATIMTDPEIADATYVEPITPEFVEKIIAKERPDALLPTLGGQTALNTAISMHEQGVLEKYGVELIGANVEAINKGEDRELFKGVVEAVRAKIGHGESARSVICHTMDDILAGVETLGGYPVVVRPSFTMGGAGSGFAHDEEELRRIAGQGLMLSPTTEVLLEESILGWKEYELELMRDKKDNVVVVCSIENFDPMGVHTGDSITVAPAMTLTDREYQTLRDVGIAIIREVGVDTGGCNIQFAVNPDDGRIIVIEMNPRVSRSSALASKATGFPIAKIAARLAVGYTLDEIPNDITEKTPASFEPTLDYVVVKVPRFAFEKFPLADATLTTTMKSVGEAMAIGRNFTEALQKALRSLEKAGSQFRFTGPPGDKDALLETAKVPTDGRINTVMQAIRAGATQEEVFDATKIDPWFVDQLFLIKEYADELTAAERLFPELLAEVKRHGFSDAQIGEIRGLREDVVREVRHSLGVRPVYKTVDTCAAEFAAKTPYFYSSYDEENEVAPREKPAVIILGSGPNRIGQGIEFDYSCVHASFALSDAGYETVMVNCNPETVSTDYDTSDRLYFEPLTLEDVLEIVHVESLAGPIAGVIVQLGGQTPLGLAQALKDNGVPVVGTPPEAIHAAEDRGAFGRVLAEAGLPAPKHGTATTFAGAKAIADEIGYPVLVRPSYVLGGRGMEIVYDETRLSSYIAESTEISPTRPVLVDRFLDDAIEIDVDALYDGTELYLGGVMEHIEEAGIHSGDSACALPPITLGGYDIKRLRTSTEAIAKGVGVRGLINIQFALAGDILYVLEANPRASRTVPFTSKATAVPLAKAAARISLGATVAGLRAEGLLPAHGDGGTLPLDGPISVKEAVMPWSRFRDVHGRGVDTVLGPEMRSTGEVMGIDSAFGTAYAKSQAGAYGPLPTKGRAFISVANRDKRSMIFPARELVAHGFELLATSGTAEVLKRNGIKARVVRKQFEGEGPNGEQTIVQLIHAGEVDLIVNTPYGTGGRLDGYDIRTAAVARGVPCLTTVQALAAAVQGIDALTHGDIGVRSLQEHARHLIAAREDQ from the coding sequence GTGCCTAAGCGCACCGATATCCAGTCCGTCCTGGTCATCGGATCGGGACCGATCGTCATCGGCCAGGCCGCTGAGTTCGACTACTCCGGCACCCAGGCCTGCCGGGTCCTCAAGTCCGAGGGCCTGCGCGTCATCCTGGTCAACTCCAACCCCGCCACGATCATGACGGACCCGGAGATCGCCGACGCCACGTACGTCGAGCCGATCACCCCCGAGTTCGTCGAGAAGATCATCGCCAAGGAGCGCCCCGACGCGCTGCTGCCCACCCTCGGCGGCCAGACGGCGCTCAACACCGCCATCTCCATGCACGAACAGGGTGTCCTGGAGAAGTACGGCGTCGAGCTGATCGGCGCCAACGTCGAGGCGATCAACAAGGGCGAGGACCGCGAGCTGTTCAAGGGCGTGGTCGAGGCCGTCCGCGCCAAGATCGGCCACGGCGAGTCCGCCCGCTCGGTGATCTGCCACACGATGGACGACATCCTCGCCGGCGTGGAGACGCTCGGCGGCTACCCCGTCGTCGTCCGCCCCTCCTTCACCATGGGCGGCGCCGGCTCCGGCTTCGCCCACGACGAGGAGGAGCTGCGCCGGATCGCCGGCCAGGGGCTCATGCTCTCGCCGACCACCGAGGTGCTCCTGGAGGAGTCCATCCTTGGCTGGAAGGAGTACGAACTGGAGCTGATGCGCGACAAGAAGGACAACGTCGTCGTCGTCTGTTCCATCGAGAACTTCGACCCGATGGGCGTGCACACCGGTGACTCGATCACCGTCGCGCCCGCGATGACGCTGACCGACCGTGAGTACCAGACCCTCCGGGACGTCGGCATCGCGATCATCCGCGAGGTCGGGGTGGACACCGGCGGCTGCAACATCCAGTTCGCCGTCAACCCCGACGACGGCCGCATCATCGTCATCGAGATGAACCCCCGGGTGTCCCGGTCCTCCGCGCTCGCCTCCAAGGCCACCGGCTTCCCGATCGCCAAGATCGCCGCCCGGCTCGCCGTCGGCTACACGCTGGACGAGATCCCGAACGACATCACCGAGAAGACCCCGGCGTCCTTCGAGCCCACCCTCGACTACGTCGTCGTGAAGGTTCCGCGCTTCGCCTTCGAGAAGTTCCCGCTCGCCGACGCCACGCTGACCACCACCATGAAGTCGGTGGGCGAGGCGATGGCCATCGGCCGTAACTTCACCGAGGCGCTCCAGAAGGCCCTGCGCTCCCTGGAGAAGGCCGGCAGCCAGTTCCGCTTCACCGGCCCGCCCGGCGACAAGGACGCGCTGCTGGAGACCGCCAAGGTCCCCACCGACGGCCGGATCAACACCGTCATGCAGGCCATCAGGGCCGGGGCCACCCAGGAGGAGGTCTTCGACGCGACGAAGATCGACCCGTGGTTCGTGGACCAGCTGTTCCTGATCAAGGAGTACGCGGACGAACTGACCGCCGCCGAACGGCTCTTCCCCGAGCTGCTCGCCGAGGTCAAGCGGCACGGCTTCTCCGACGCCCAGATCGGCGAGATCCGCGGGCTGCGCGAGGACGTCGTCCGGGAGGTCAGGCACTCGCTGGGAGTCCGCCCGGTCTACAAGACGGTCGACACCTGCGCGGCCGAGTTCGCCGCGAAGACCCCGTACTTCTACTCCTCGTACGACGAGGAGAACGAGGTCGCGCCCCGCGAGAAGCCCGCCGTGATCATCCTCGGCTCGGGGCCCAACCGGATCGGCCAGGGCATCGAGTTCGACTACTCGTGCGTGCACGCGTCCTTCGCGCTCAGCGACGCGGGCTACGAGACCGTGATGGTCAACTGCAACCCCGAGACCGTCTCCACCGACTACGACACCTCCGACCGGCTCTACTTCGAGCCGCTCACCCTGGAGGACGTACTGGAGATCGTGCACGTCGAGTCGCTCGCCGGGCCGATCGCGGGCGTCATCGTCCAGCTCGGCGGCCAGACCCCGCTGGGCCTCGCCCAGGCCCTCAAGGACAACGGCGTCCCGGTCGTCGGCACACCTCCCGAGGCGATCCACGCCGCCGAGGACCGCGGCGCGTTCGGCCGGGTCCTCGCCGAGGCCGGCCTGCCCGCGCCCAAGCACGGCACCGCGACCACCTTCGCCGGCGCCAAGGCCATCGCCGACGAGATCGGCTACCCGGTGCTCGTCCGCCCGTCGTACGTGCTCGGCGGGCGTGGCATGGAGATCGTGTACGACGAGACGCGCCTGTCCTCGTACATCGCCGAGTCCACGGAGATCAGCCCCACCCGCCCGGTCCTCGTCGACCGCTTCCTCGACGACGCCATCGAGATCGACGTGGACGCGCTCTACGACGGCACCGAGCTGTACCTGGGCGGCGTCATGGAGCACATCGAGGAGGCCGGGATCCACTCCGGCGACTCGGCGTGCGCCCTGCCGCCCATCACGCTCGGCGGCTACGACATCAAGCGGCTGCGCACATCCACGGAGGCCATCGCCAAGGGCGTCGGGGTGCGCGGTCTGATCAACATCCAGTTCGCCCTCGCGGGGGACATCCTGTACGTCCTGGAGGCCAACCCGCGCGCCTCCCGTACGGTCCCCTTCACCTCCAAGGCGACCGCCGTACCGCTCGCCAAGGCGGCCGCCCGCATCTCGCTCGGCGCCACCGTCGCGGGACTGCGCGCGGAGGGCCTGCTCCCGGCGCACGGCGACGGCGGCACGCTGCCGCTGGACGGGCCGATCTCCGTCAAGGAGGCCGTGATGCCGTGGTCGCGTTTCCGCGACGTCCACGGACGCGGTGTCGACACCGTCCTCGGCCCGGAGATGCGCTCCACCGGCGAGGTCATGGGCATCGACTCCGCCTTCGGCACGGCGTACGCGAAGTCCCAGGCGGGCGCGTACGGGCCGCTGCCGACCAAGGGCCGCGCCTTTATCTCCGTCGCCAACCGCGACAAGCGTTCGATGATCTTCCCGGCGCGCGAGCTGGTGGCCCACGGCTTCGAGCTGCTCGCCACCTCCGGGACGGCCGAGGTCCTCAAGCGCAACGGCATCAAGGCCAGGGTCGTACGCAAGCAGTTCGAGGGCGAGGGCCCCAACGGCGAGCAGACCATCGTCCAGCTCATCCACGCGGGCGAGGTCGACCTCATCGTCAACACCCCGTACGGCACCGGCGGGCGGCTCGACGGCTACGACATCCGTACGGCCGCCGTGGCGCGCGGAGTCCCGTGCCTGACGACGGTCCAGGCGCTGGCCGCCGCCGTCCAGGGCATCGACGCGCTCACCCACGGCGACATCGGCGTCCGTTCCCTCCAGGAACACGCGCGACACCTGATCGCGGCCCGCGAGGACCAGTAG
- a CDS encoding quinone-dependent dihydroorotate dehydrogenase, with protein MYRLFFQLVFRRMDAERAHHLAFRWIRLAARVPVLRTFAAAVLAPRHPELRTEALGLRMHGPFGLAAGFDKNAVAVDGLAMLGFDHIEIGTVTGQPQPGNPRKRLFRLVADRALINRMGFNNEGSEAVAARLGARREVFRTTVGVNIGKTKVVPEGEATADYVLSTERLAVHADYLVVNVSSPNTPGLRSLQAVDQLRPLLTAVREAADRTVTDRRVPLLVKIAPDLADEDVDAVADLAVELGLDGIIATNTTIARDSLGLRSPAGLVAETGGLSGAPLKARSLAVLSRLYARVGDRITLVGVGGVEDAEDAWQRILAGATLVQGYSAFVYRGPFWSRAVHKGLAARLRTSPYATLADAVGAETRKVTA; from the coding sequence ATGTACCGACTCTTCTTCCAGCTGGTCTTCCGCCGGATGGACGCCGAACGCGCCCATCACCTGGCCTTCCGGTGGATCCGCCTCGCCGCCCGCGTCCCCGTCCTGCGCACCTTCGCCGCGGCCGTCCTCGCCCCCCGCCACCCGGAGCTGCGCACCGAAGCCCTCGGCCTGCGGATGCACGGCCCCTTCGGGCTGGCCGCCGGCTTCGACAAGAACGCCGTCGCCGTGGACGGCCTGGCGATGCTCGGCTTCGACCACATCGAGATCGGGACCGTTACCGGGCAGCCCCAGCCGGGCAACCCGAGGAAGCGGCTCTTCCGGCTCGTCGCCGACCGCGCGCTGATCAACCGGATGGGCTTCAACAACGAGGGTTCCGAGGCCGTGGCCGCCCGCCTCGGCGCGCGGCGCGAGGTCTTCCGTACCACCGTCGGCGTCAACATCGGCAAGACCAAGGTCGTCCCTGAGGGTGAGGCGACCGCCGACTACGTCCTGTCGACGGAGCGGCTGGCCGTCCACGCCGACTACCTGGTGGTCAATGTCAGCTCGCCCAACACCCCGGGACTGCGCAGCCTCCAGGCCGTCGACCAGCTCCGGCCGCTGCTCACCGCCGTGCGGGAGGCCGCCGACCGTACGGTCACCGACCGCCGCGTCCCGCTCCTCGTCAAGATCGCCCCCGACCTCGCGGACGAGGACGTCGACGCCGTCGCCGACCTGGCCGTCGAGCTGGGCCTGGACGGCATCATCGCGACGAACACCACCATCGCCAGGGACAGCCTGGGCCTCCGCTCGCCCGCCGGCCTGGTCGCGGAGACCGGCGGGCTGTCCGGCGCGCCCCTCAAGGCCCGCTCCCTGGCCGTCCTGAGCCGGTTGTACGCCCGCGTGGGCGACCGGATCACCCTGGTCGGCGTCGGGGGCGTCGAGGACGCCGAGGACGCCTGGCAGCGGATCCTGGCGGGCGCGACGCTCGTCCAGGGCTACAGCGCGTTCGTCTACCGGGGGCCGTTCTGGAGCCGCGCGGTCCACAAGGGGCTCGCGGCGCGGCTGCGCACGAGCCCGTACGCCACCCTCGCCGACGCCGTCGGCGCCGAGACCCGGAAGGTGACCGCATGA
- the pyrF gene encoding orotidine-5'-phosphate decarboxylase — protein sequence MTARQENPAPGRPPGEPFGVRLRRAMDTRGPLCVGIDPHGSLLTAWGLGDDLAGLERFTRTTVEALADRVAVLKPQSAFFERFGSRGIAVLEKAVEEARAAGALVLMDAKRGDIGSTMEAYAQTYLDQDSPLFSDAVTLSPYLGFGSLRPALDAAAVSGAGVFVLALTSNPEGAEVQRATAADGRALAQVVLDHIAAENRGAPVLGSVGAVVGATLGDAGVDLAVNGPLLAPGIGAQGATPADLPGVFGASVGNVVPSVSRGVLRHGPGVAALREAAERVTAEVRKAVAAPRETP from the coding sequence ATGACCGCGCGACAGGAGAACCCGGCGCCCGGCCGCCCGCCGGGCGAGCCCTTCGGCGTCAGGCTGCGCCGGGCCATGGACACCCGGGGCCCGCTCTGCGTCGGCATCGACCCGCACGGATCGCTGCTCACGGCCTGGGGCCTGGGCGACGACCTCGCGGGTCTGGAGCGCTTCACCCGGACGACGGTGGAGGCGCTGGCCGACCGGGTCGCCGTCCTCAAGCCGCAGTCCGCGTTCTTCGAGCGCTTCGGCTCCCGAGGCATCGCCGTACTGGAAAAGGCCGTCGAGGAGGCGCGGGCGGCCGGCGCCCTGGTCCTGATGGACGCCAAGCGCGGCGACATCGGCTCGACGATGGAGGCGTACGCGCAGACCTACCTGGACCAGGACTCGCCGCTGTTCTCGGACGCGGTGACCCTCTCCCCGTACCTCGGCTTCGGCTCGCTGCGCCCCGCCCTCGACGCCGCCGCCGTCTCCGGGGCCGGTGTCTTCGTCCTGGCGCTCACCTCCAACCCGGAGGGCGCGGAGGTCCAGCGGGCCACCGCCGCCGACGGCCGGGCGCTGGCGCAGGTCGTGCTCGACCACATCGCCGCCGAGAACCGGGGCGCCCCCGTCCTCGGCTCGGTGGGCGCGGTCGTCGGCGCCACGCTCGGCGACGCGGGGGTCGATCTCGCCGTCAACGGACCGCTGCTCGCTCCCGGCATCGGGGCGCAGGGCGCGACCCCGGCGGATCTCCCGGGCGTCTTCGGCGCGTCGGTCGGGAACGTCGTCCCGAGCGTCAGCCGGGGCGTCCTGCGGCACGGTCCTGGCGTCGCGGCCCTGCGCGAGGCGGCCGAGCGCGTCACGGCGGAGGTCAGGAAGGCCGTCGCGGCGCCCCGGGAGACCCCCTGA